In Bythopirellula goksoeyrii, a single window of DNA contains:
- a CDS encoding glycoside hydrolase family 28 protein: MLRFVAKVIILISTVSLSNTTSGKDLSIDACGAVAGGESLCTVAIQSAIDQVSSAGGGIVRVPAGIFKTGSLFLKPKVELHLEEGAVLLGSISLEDYPKMRTRIEGHFEPWTSALLNAKDLSGVKITGSGTLDGNGKPFWVAFWKRRAENPKCTNLEVERPRLMFFENCSDILIQGVRLKDSGFWNLHLYSCRDVIVDGITITAPHGDPPKITGQSQPWDEISVDRAPSSDGIDIDSCQNVTIRDCSISNGDDCIALKGSKGPLAMEDETSPPVEDILIENCLFESGHGMLTCGSEATVVRNIVVRNCEVGPGVPIIRLKLRPDTPQLYENMLFENIKANNAQAVFDVKPWTQFFDLKGHAPPQSLVKNIVIRNLTGSVRSLGELRGNKGDRISDIKLENFDISAERANFKIDQIESLDLNNVVVNGTDFAVEQ, translated from the coding sequence ATGTTACGTTTTGTTGCAAAAGTCATAATCCTTATTTCGACAGTGTCGTTGTCGAATACTACGTCGGGTAAAGATCTTTCCATCGACGCTTGCGGAGCCGTAGCCGGCGGCGAGTCGCTTTGCACCGTCGCGATTCAATCAGCGATTGACCAAGTCTCTTCAGCAGGCGGCGGAATTGTTCGTGTTCCTGCTGGAATCTTCAAGACAGGCTCATTATTTCTTAAACCGAAGGTTGAATTGCATCTGGAAGAGGGCGCTGTCCTGCTCGGTTCGATATCATTGGAGGACTATCCCAAGATGCGAACTCGAATCGAGGGCCACTTCGAGCCTTGGACCTCTGCATTGCTCAATGCCAAGGATCTTTCAGGGGTTAAGATCACCGGTAGTGGTACTCTTGATGGTAATGGCAAACCGTTCTGGGTGGCATTTTGGAAGCGGCGGGCTGAGAATCCAAAATGTACTAATTTGGAGGTAGAGCGCCCCCGTCTGATGTTTTTTGAGAATTGCTCAGATATTCTAATTCAGGGTGTTCGCTTAAAGGACTCCGGATTCTGGAACCTTCACCTCTACAGTTGTCGGGATGTGATAGTCGATGGCATCACGATTACAGCCCCACATGGCGATCCTCCAAAGATCACTGGTCAGAGTCAGCCTTGGGACGAAATCTCGGTAGATCGCGCACCGAGTTCCGACGGCATCGATATTGATAGCTGCCAGAACGTTACCATTCGTGATTGTTCAATTTCTAATGGCGATGACTGCATAGCGCTGAAAGGATCCAAAGGCCCTTTGGCCATGGAAGATGAAACAAGCCCCCCGGTTGAGGATATTCTCATAGAGAACTGCCTATTTGAGAGCGGACACGGAATGTTAACATGCGGCAGCGAAGCCACGGTTGTTAGAAACATCGTAGTGCGAAATTGCGAAGTTGGGCCCGGAGTGCCGATCATTCGCTTGAAATTGCGACCCGATACGCCTCAGCTATACGAGAACATGTTGTTCGAGAATATCAAAGCGAACAACGCGCAAGCAGTATTTGATGTGAAGCCGTGGACTCAGTTCTTCGATCTCAAAGGACATGCTCCTCCCCAATCACTTGTCAAAAACATCGTCATTCGAAATCTGACCGGAAGCGTTCGTTCGCTTGGTGAGTTGCGCGGAAATAAAGGAGATAGAATCTCCGACATCAAGCTTGAAAACTTCGACATCTCAGCAGAACGTGCCAACTTCAAAATTGATCAGATCGAATCACTCGATTTAAACAATGTCGTTGTCAACGGTACGGACTTCGCCGTCGAGCAATGA
- a CDS encoding rhamnogalacturonan lyase family protein, with protein MGNSLFTRKDSWSIRSTKRSNCLVKQLHFESLESRQLLSLTHWYTFNDGTGTDQVGSADLDLINGAKIVLGKAILSNIGVDSGESGSVQYLDLPPGALPNSGPLTVEVWFTTTAAPNWTRLFDFGNQSGGNGDSYFFYSPQTSNNDSRLVLSPGGISNERVTSGATTDDGQPHLVSAVIDTNNDLLRLYLDGNQVDTASLEGTDISSITKDLAYFGRSLYNNDDGFTGTIDEIRIYDEALSAVTVATHANEGPEPNPAPELFAPRQVEYLNRGVVALRRANSEVYIGWRMLGTDPTDVSFNLYRSTNGGSAVKLNAAPLIQTTDYVDTSANMSVDNEYFVRPIIQGIELAPSESFILAGNTAVQQHLTLPLQVPAGGTVSLPPGTQAPPSGTLNYTYNANDASVGDLDGDGQYEIILKWDPSNSKDNSEEGLTGNTFVDAYQLDGTFLWRIDMGRNIRSGAHYTQILVYDLDADGRAEIVMKTADGTIDGQGTVIGDPNADYRDGYSGLGDNRWGRVLGGPEFFTVFDGLTGAAVDTIAFEPERDSVSSWGDSYGNRQDRFQATVAYLDGVTPSIVWGRGYAPPQGGFSARNEVAAYDYDAGELSVRWVFEAATNGDNPGYVGQSAHSITVGDVDFDGKDEIITGASALDDDGTLLYNTGLGHGDALHLTDMDPSRPGLEIFMPHESPGSYGNAGGEFRDAATGALIFGIPATNDVGRGVAADIDPNSPGYEMWATTSGAGDRYIYSSTGQPLYEPPNGMSYNFLVWWDADLSRELLDGTKITEWTNSGIEELVSTDESGINNSSGLSSNNGSKSTPTLSGDILGDWREEVIWRRSDNSALEIWSTTIAATSRMVTLMHDTQYRAAIAWQNSGYNQPPHPSFYLGAGMADPPTPNIYTVPANPTIPGDFDLDGEVDSQDLGVWQQTYGLSQQHGYLPGDADESQDVSGADFLIWQRNFGNSQTQQVATLSINDDLPSESVEEFSAVYILLEESEKADVAIVALAGTGESDPSSNPTSWFLVSENQDTRLHPEYEIEEYFELEYREFEISSSDAGVSLTNLEESTLQSLHGEEESTREFFHDLVFQGWNDLE; from the coding sequence ATGGGAAATAGTTTATTCACCAGAAAAGATTCCTGGAGTATTCGATCGACTAAACGAAGCAATTGCCTCGTAAAGCAACTCCATTTTGAGTCACTCGAATCGCGTCAACTACTAAGCCTCACCCATTGGTACACTTTCAACGACGGAACAGGGACAGACCAAGTCGGCTCGGCTGATTTAGATTTGATCAACGGTGCCAAAATCGTGCTCGGAAAGGCAATCCTATCCAACATAGGAGTTGACAGTGGGGAATCTGGCTCTGTGCAGTACTTGGACTTGCCGCCTGGTGCGTTGCCGAACAGCGGACCATTGACGGTTGAGGTCTGGTTTACCACCACCGCAGCGCCAAATTGGACGAGATTATTTGATTTCGGCAATCAGTCCGGTGGAAACGGAGATAGCTATTTCTTCTATTCACCTCAGACAAGCAACAATGACTCCCGCTTGGTACTCAGCCCTGGCGGAATTTCCAACGAGCGAGTTACTAGCGGCGCCACAACCGACGATGGACAGCCACACCTAGTCTCAGCAGTTATCGATACTAACAACGACCTGTTGCGATTGTATCTCGATGGAAACCAAGTCGATACAGCCTCGCTTGAAGGCACCGATATCAGCTCAATCACCAAGGACTTGGCATACTTTGGACGCTCTCTTTACAACAACGACGACGGTTTTACGGGAACAATTGACGAAATCCGCATTTACGACGAGGCACTTTCTGCTGTCACGGTCGCTACCCATGCGAATGAAGGCCCTGAACCCAATCCTGCTCCAGAACTGTTTGCCCCTCGCCAAGTCGAATACTTAAACCGAGGGGTTGTTGCTCTCAGACGCGCGAACTCAGAGGTCTACATTGGTTGGCGGATGTTGGGTACCGATCCTACGGACGTATCTTTTAATCTATACCGCTCGACCAATGGAGGTTCTGCCGTAAAACTCAACGCGGCACCCCTCATCCAAACGACTGACTACGTCGATACTTCAGCCAACATGTCCGTCGACAATGAATACTTTGTCAGGCCGATAATCCAAGGGATCGAACTTGCCCCCAGTGAATCTTTTATCCTGGCAGGTAATACGGCGGTTCAGCAGCATCTCACTTTGCCACTGCAGGTCCCTGCGGGTGGCACTGTTTCACTTCCGCCCGGTACGCAGGCTCCGCCATCTGGCACTCTGAATTACACCTACAACGCCAATGATGCCAGCGTGGGAGACCTCGATGGTGATGGACAATACGAAATCATTTTGAAATGGGATCCCTCCAATTCAAAGGATAACTCAGAGGAAGGGTTGACCGGCAACACTTTCGTTGACGCTTACCAGCTCGACGGGACTTTTCTGTGGCGGATTGATATGGGCCGAAACATCCGATCAGGAGCCCATTACACTCAAATATTGGTCTACGATCTCGATGCGGATGGACGTGCTGAAATCGTGATGAAAACAGCTGACGGTACAATCGACGGCCAGGGCACGGTCATTGGAGATCCCAACGCGGACTATCGTGACGGGTACTCGGGTTTAGGCGACAACCGTTGGGGCCGTGTATTAGGGGGGCCCGAGTTCTTCACCGTATTCGATGGATTGACCGGGGCAGCCGTCGACACCATTGCTTTCGAGCCGGAACGAGACTCCGTTTCGTCTTGGGGAGATTCTTATGGCAATCGGCAGGATCGATTTCAGGCAACCGTCGCCTATCTTGATGGGGTTACACCCAGCATTGTCTGGGGCCGAGGCTACGCTCCACCTCAAGGTGGGTTTAGTGCCAGAAATGAAGTCGCCGCCTACGACTATGACGCAGGTGAACTTTCGGTACGCTGGGTCTTTGAAGCGGCCACCAACGGTGACAATCCTGGGTATGTGGGTCAATCGGCGCACAGCATTACGGTCGGTGACGTTGATTTCGATGGAAAGGACGAAATCATCACCGGTGCCTCGGCACTCGATGATGATGGTACGTTGCTTTATAACACAGGCCTCGGCCACGGCGATGCTCTTCATCTGACGGATATGGATCCGTCGCGTCCTGGGCTAGAAATCTTCATGCCTCACGAATCGCCCGGCAGCTACGGCAACGCCGGTGGTGAATTTCGGGACGCGGCTACTGGCGCACTGATCTTTGGCATCCCGGCGACCAACGACGTTGGTCGAGGGGTGGCTGCTGACATTGATCCCAATTCTCCAGGTTATGAAATGTGGGCGACGACTTCTGGGGCAGGTGACCGGTATATTTACAGTTCCACCGGCCAGCCACTTTACGAACCCCCAAACGGCATGTCTTACAATTTCTTGGTCTGGTGGGACGCGGACCTCTCGCGAGAGCTACTTGATGGCACCAAGATAACCGAGTGGACAAACTCCGGCATTGAGGAATTGGTTTCCACCGATGAATCTGGAATCAACAACTCATCGGGATTGTCCAGCAATAATGGTTCGAAGAGTACTCCTACTCTGTCCGGTGACATTCTCGGTGACTGGCGCGAGGAAGTCATTTGGCGACGCAGCGACAATTCGGCGCTGGAAATTTGGAGCACAACGATCGCTGCGACTTCACGAATGGTTACCCTGATGCACGACACCCAGTATCGCGCGGCGATCGCCTGGCAGAACAGCGGTTACAATCAGCCCCCCCATCCTAGTTTTTACTTGGGAGCAGGGATGGCCGACCCGCCTACTCCAAATATTTACACAGTACCGGCCAACCCTACGATTCCTGGAGATTTTGATCTAGACGGAGAAGTGGATTCTCAAGATCTAGGGGTTTGGCAACAGACTTATGGCTTGTCGCAACAGCATGGCTACCTGCCTGGAGATGCCGACGAGAGTCAAGATGTCAGTGGAGCGGACTTTCTCATCTGGCAGCGGAATTTCGGGAACTCACAAACTCAGCAAGTAGCGACTCTGAGTATTAACGACGATCTGCCATCAGAATCTGTTGAGGAGTTCTCAGCGGTTTACATCCTACTAGAGGAATCGGAAAAGGCTGACGTAGCAATAGTTGCACTAGCTGGAACTGGAGAAAGCGACCCGAGTTCAAATCCTACTTCTTGGTTCCTCGTCTCTGAGAATCAAGACACGAGACTTCATCCTGAATACGAAATCGAAGAATATTTCGAGTTAGAGTACCGTGAATTCGAAATAAGTAGCTCCGATGCAGGAGTGTCGCTGACAAATCTGGAAGAGAGTACATTGCAGTCTCTCCATGGGGAGGAAGAATCAACTAGGGAGTTTTTCCACGACCTGGTTTTCCAAGGCTGGAATGACTTGGAGTAG
- a CDS encoding glycoside hydrolase family protein produces the protein MQRRTFLQSMAAWSALPTPVWSKEGQTKQAPSGEEISDFCKRLRPLGRILELEGYYVWCNSPIVDDDAKTHVFYSRWPKEKGMGGWISCCEIAHAVADSPTGPYTTLDVVLAPRGPGHWDATTCHNPHIQKVGNQYCLFFMGNSNSKTNTKRIGLATSDSLNGPWTRFDHPLLEPGPEGAWDDHCTTNPSYIKHPNGESWLYYKSWNSADYLNDKPPIRGNRKYGLAIADKLTGPYEKHPYNPLIDFSGLGENRQCEDAFVWLEDGVFKMIARDMGVFNHEVGLYMESKDGVHWSEPTIAFYDLAHYVNQPPAPRHLKRYGRLERPQLLIQDGRPSHLFGASQGGRFETASGFVFELIS, from the coding sequence ATGCAACGAAGAACTTTTCTGCAATCAATGGCAGCGTGGTCCGCATTACCAACCCCGGTATGGTCCAAAGAGGGGCAGACCAAGCAAGCTCCCTCTGGGGAGGAAATCTCGGACTTCTGCAAGCGGCTTCGGCCATTGGGGCGAATTCTGGAGTTGGAAGGTTACTATGTTTGGTGCAATTCGCCGATTGTGGACGACGATGCTAAGACGCATGTCTTTTACTCAAGGTGGCCCAAAGAAAAAGGAATGGGAGGTTGGATCAGCTGCTGCGAAATTGCTCATGCCGTAGCAGATTCACCCACGGGGCCTTACACCACGCTCGACGTGGTTCTCGCACCCCGCGGCCCTGGACATTGGGATGCGACAACGTGTCACAATCCCCACATCCAAAAGGTGGGGAACCAGTACTGCCTGTTTTTCATGGGGAATTCCAATAGTAAGACCAACACGAAACGCATCGGCTTGGCAACATCCGATTCGCTAAATGGTCCATGGACTCGCTTCGATCATCCCTTGCTTGAGCCTGGACCTGAGGGGGCGTGGGACGATCACTGTACGACAAACCCGTCCTATATCAAGCATCCAAATGGAGAAAGTTGGCTCTACTACAAATCCTGGAATTCAGCAGATTATCTCAACGATAAGCCCCCGATACGCGGAAACCGAAAATACGGATTGGCCATCGCCGACAAACTAACTGGGCCTTATGAGAAACACCCGTACAATCCATTGATCGACTTTTCTGGGCTAGGCGAGAATCGCCAATGTGAAGACGCCTTTGTCTGGCTCGAAGATGGAGTTTTCAAGATGATCGCACGCGATATGGGTGTGTTCAATCATGAAGTCGGACTCTATATGGAATCCAAAGACGGTGTCCATTGGTCCGAACCAACGATTGCTTTCTACGACCTGGCCCATTACGTCAATCAGCCCCCTGCGCCGAGACATCTCAAACGGTATGGCAGGCTAGAGAGGCCGCAGTTGCTCATTCAGGACGGGCGCCCTTCGCACTTATTCGGGGCATCGCAGGGAGGTCGCTTTGAAACGGCTTCTGGCTTCGTATTCGAGCTCATCTCATGA